A single region of the Pseudomonas mandelii genome encodes:
- the mgtE gene encoding magnesium transporter: MSEVEVKKTQESLQDRLAQVVELLQRQRVVEDLTHRQEGPHHDRVENLVHRQNLVELQRKLDDLHSADVAYILEALPLDDRLTLWQLVKADRDGDILLEVSDSVRETLIADMDDHELLAAAKDMDADELADLASELPRDVVHELMETLDGQQRERVRSALSYDEEQVGALMDFEMVTIREDVSLEVVLRYLRRLKELPGHTDKLFVVDYDGVLKGVLPIKRLLVNDPEKQVSEVMASDPVSFHPDEDAYDAAQAFERYDLISAPVVDKNGKLIGRLTIDEMVDLIREESENEVLNMAGLREEEDIFASVWKSLRNRWAWLAVNLITAFIASRVIGLFEGSIEKLVALAALMPIVAGIGGNSGNQTITMIVRAMALDQVSTGNTSRLMRKELAVGLINGLVWGGVIGVVAYLLYGSWSLGVVMTAAMTLNLLLAALMGVLIPMTLARLGRDPAMGASVMITAMTDSGGFFIFLGLATIFLL, from the coding sequence ATGTCTGAAGTAGAAGTAAAGAAAACGCAGGAAAGCTTGCAGGACCGCCTCGCTCAAGTCGTTGAGCTGCTGCAGCGCCAGCGGGTGGTCGAAGACCTGACTCATCGCCAGGAAGGTCCGCATCACGACCGGGTCGAGAACCTGGTACACCGGCAAAACCTCGTCGAGCTGCAACGCAAGCTCGATGATCTGCACTCCGCCGACGTTGCCTACATCCTTGAAGCCTTGCCGCTGGACGATCGTCTGACGCTCTGGCAATTGGTCAAGGCGGATCGCGACGGCGACATTCTCCTCGAAGTATCCGACTCGGTTCGTGAAACCCTGATCGCCGACATGGACGATCACGAGCTCCTGGCTGCGGCCAAGGACATGGACGCCGACGAACTTGCTGACCTGGCTTCCGAGCTGCCGCGAGACGTCGTCCACGAACTGATGGAAACCCTCGATGGTCAACAGCGTGAGCGCGTCCGCTCCGCGTTGTCCTATGACGAGGAGCAAGTCGGTGCGCTGATGGACTTCGAGATGGTGACCATCCGTGAGGATGTCAGTCTCGAAGTCGTGCTGCGTTACCTGCGGCGTCTCAAGGAGCTGCCGGGCCACACCGACAAACTGTTTGTGGTCGACTACGACGGCGTGCTCAAGGGCGTGCTGCCGATCAAGCGTTTGCTGGTCAACGATCCGGAAAAGCAGGTTTCGGAAGTCATGGCCAGCGACCCGGTGAGTTTTCACCCGGACGAAGATGCCTACGATGCCGCTCAGGCGTTCGAACGTTACGACTTGATCTCGGCGCCTGTGGTCGACAAGAACGGCAAGCTGATCGGCCGTCTGACCATCGATGAAATGGTCGACCTGATCCGTGAAGAGAGCGAAAACGAAGTGCTCAACATGGCGGGTCTGCGCGAAGAAGAAGATATCTTCGCTTCGGTCTGGAAATCCCTGCGCAACCGTTGGGCCTGGCTGGCGGTCAACCTGATCACCGCGTTTATCGCATCCCGGGTGATCGGCCTGTTTGAGGGCTCCATCGAAAAACTGGTGGCACTGGCGGCATTGATGCCGATCGTGGCCGGTATCGGTGGCAACTCGGGCAACCAGACTATCACCATGATCGTTCGAGCCATGGCGCTGGACCAGGTGAGCACCGGCAATACCTCGCGATTGATGCGCAAGGAGCTGGCCGTCGGTTTGATCAATGGCCTGGTCTGGGGTGGCGTGATTGGCGTTGTGGCCTATCTGCTTTATGGCAGTTGGTCCCTCGGGGTGGTGATGACCGCCGCCATGACGCTTAACTTGTTGCTGGCGGCGTTGATGGGGGTCTTGATCCCGATGACTCTGGCGCGGCTTGGGCGCGATCCGGCGATGGGTGCCAGCGTTATGATCACTGCCATGACTGACAGCGGCGGGTTCTTCATCTTCCTCGGGCTGGCGACGATTTTCCTGCTCTGA